TTTCAATAACTAGTTGTTCTAATTATTAAATAAATAACGATGTAGTTGGTTGTTTTAGCAAGTAGAAATGATCACATAACTAGTGAGATTGGTATTAAATATCATTGTTAATTAACAAGTATAACAAGAGATATAAACCGCCTACGTCCTTATGTTAAGTCGCAGGCGGTTATACTAATAGCGTCTAAGCTTTTAGCTGATTTCCAATAGGCAATTGTCTAATGCGTTTACCACATGCGGCAAAAATAGCATTACATAACGCAGGGGCGTAAACAGGAGTGGGAGGTTCACCAACACCGGCTGGAGCCGCATCACTTTGAATAATTTCCACATCTATTTCTAATGGACCGTCATTCATACGTGGCACGAGGTAGTCGTGAAAATTACTTTGTTGCACACGACCTTTATCGAAAGTAATCCCTTCACTAATGGCAGCAGTAAGGCCATAAATAGAACCACCTTGAACTTGGTTAATTACGGTATCCGTATTGACTACCGTTCCGGCATCAATGCTTGCCCATGACTTAATGATTTTTAGTTCACCGCTGTCTGAAACCTCTACTTCAACCACAGTGGCCACGTAGCTTAAGAAGCTTCGATGTGCCGCTATACCTAAACCTCGGCCTTTAGGGAGCTTTCTCCCCCATTTACTCATCTCAGCAACTTTTTCAATGACATGACGTAACCTACCAATATCTAACGGATAAATAGCTTTATCGCCGCCGTAATTATCGTATTCGCCATTTTGCTCAGTAATATCTAAAATGCGGTCAGGGCCGATGGTTTCAAGCAAATAGTCTTTTTGATCGCGACCAGCCTTGTGAGCTGCTTCGGCGATAAATGACTGTATAGCAAATGCATGAAAAACATTCGATACAGACCGCATCCAACCAATTCTCGCTTTGGCTGGGGCTTCACCGTTTTCTAACTTCATGTTAGGTGTGTTAATTGGGTTATCGGTAAATCCTAAACGTAACTCGAAGCTGCCAGCTTTGGTAGCGCCTTCTTGAAAGGTCGATGTAATAGGCGAAAATGCAGTCCGGTGTAAATATGCTTCAATTTTGCCATTTTTATCTAGCGACGCTTCAATGTGTTGAGCTGAAACTGCATGGTAGAAACCATGTTGTATATCATCTTCACGCGTCCATTGAACACGAATAGCCTTACCCGTTTTCATTGAAAGATAAGCAGCTTCTGCTGAGAAATCAGGCTTAGACTTACGGCCAAAACCACCACCTAACATAGTAACGTGAACGTTAATTTGTTCTTGTGGCATACCAACCATGGCAGCTACTGTTGCCATATCTGCTTGCGGGTTTTGTGTTGCAGCCCACACGTCTACACGGTCTTTGTAATACATTGCTGTAGCACAAGGCGGCTCCATTGGTGCTTGAGCTAAATGCGGTGCATAGTAATCTGCCACTAGCTTATCGCTGTCTTTTGCTAGAATACTTTCAGCATCTCCGATTGAGCGCACAGACGACTGCGACGATGCCACTGTAGCTAACAAGCTCTCTTTAAAGGTCTCTGAATTATAGTCACCATTTTTACCGTCATCCCATGCCACTGTTAATGCTTTGCGGCCTTTCATGGCTGCCCAAGTATTATTGGCAATGATGGCAATACCACCTTTAGGCTGAAACATAGGTGCGCCTTGCGGTGCAGGGATTTCTACTATGTCTACAACGCCTTCTATTGCTTTGGCAGCTTTTGCGTCAAAACTTTTAACTTTGCCACCAACAACAGGAGGGCGAACAATCATTGCGATAAGCGCTTTCGGCTCTAGTACATCGGCAGCAAACGTGGCTTTGCCTGTTACTATATCTTTTAAATCGACATGTTCCATGGCGGTATTAATGTAACGCCACTCACTACGCTTTTTAAGCGGAATTTTATCTGCTTCTGGCGGTGTAATGTTTAACGCATCATTGACCAACTCAGCATAAGTTAGGGTTTTTCCTGATGTATGAGTAACAACGTGCTGCTCAGCTGAACATGAATCTATAGACACATTCCAGCGCGTTGCTGCCGCTTGTCGCATAAGATGACGAACGCTTGCGCCCATTTCACGTAAACGCTGCATATTGTAACGAATGCTGCG
The sequence above is a segment of the Colwellia sp. 20A7 genome. Coding sequences within it:
- a CDS encoding xanthine dehydrogenase family protein molybdopterin-binding subunit, giving the protein MSQYFDLTRRNFLKSSVAVGALVVGTYFTGAAPRAMAGVLAKPSESSKVANLFVALRPDGVVEITCHRSEMGQQIRTAIAQIVADEMEASWDKVVVIQGKGDPKYGDQNTDGSRSIRYNMQRLREMGASVRHLMRQAAATRWNVSIDSCSAEQHVVTHTSGKTLTYAELVNDALNITPPEADKIPLKKRSEWRYINTAMEHVDLKDIVTGKATFAADVLEPKALIAMIVRPPVVGGKVKSFDAKAAKAIEGVVDIVEIPAPQGAPMFQPKGGIAIIANNTWAAMKGRKALTVAWDDGKNGDYNSETFKESLLATVASSQSSVRSIGDAESILAKDSDKLVADYYAPHLAQAPMEPPCATAMYYKDRVDVWAATQNPQADMATVAAMVGMPQEQINVHVTMLGGGFGRKSKPDFSAEAAYLSMKTGKAIRVQWTREDDIQHGFYHAVSAQHIEASLDKNGKIEAYLHRTAFSPITSTFQEGATKAGSFELRLGFTDNPINTPNMKLENGEAPAKARIGWMRSVSNVFHAFAIQSFIAEAAHKAGRDQKDYLLETIGPDRILDITEQNGEYDNYGGDKAIYPLDIGRLRHVIEKVAEMSKWGRKLPKGRGLGIAAHRSFLSYVATVVEVEVSDSGELKIIKSWASIDAGTVVNTDTVINQVQGGSIYGLTAAISEGITFDKGRVQQSNFHDYLVPRMNDGPLEIDVEIIQSDAAPAGVGEPPTPVYAPALCNAIFAACGKRIRQLPIGNQLKA